The following is a genomic window from Sphingobacterium spiritivorum.
CAGCTGCGAATTCCATCTTTTTCTTATTCACAGAGATCAGATAGCGGTAATAGTTTTCTACTCCTACGGGATCAGTAAAAGTAAAAACGACATACTTATAAATCTCTCCAAAAATGCTTTCCTCTTTCAACCCAAACTTTTCAACTTCTACATAAGGCGGCACTGATGATAAACTTTCATACACCTGTCCGTCAACTGTTACACTAAGCTTGTATGATCTGCCGACTCTCAGCTGCATATTACGGACTGAATAGTTTCCATTCTGGTCGCTTAACTGAAAAGTGTAGGTTCTCCCTCCCACTTCTGTCACCTGTACAGCAGCATCATTCACCGGAATACTGTTTGCCGGTTGGTTAAAGGCAATGGTCTTACTGACTCTTATCTGGTGCTGATCCGAAAGGTTACTTAAGTCACCTACAATAACAACTTTAGGGCTGGCATCATTAAGATTTATATCAATCTTATCTTCACAGGAGACCAGCAAAACACTAAACAACAATACGATATAATAAATTCTTTGCATGATATTAAAATTTAAAGTCCCAGGTAATAGAAGGAATAGCTCCGAATAATGCAATACGATACGCTTCTGTAATATTCGAGTTGTCTTCGTTTTCTCTGAAGTCTATGATATAGGCATTTTTACGGTTGTAGGCATTATAAACACCAAATGACCAGCTGGAATGATATTTTTTGCCGGGACGTTTTCGTGAATAGGTAGCAGAAAGATCAAGTCTGTGATAGGCCGGCATACGGTATCCGTTTCTTTCGGTATAGTAAAACATCGTACGGCCATCCACTTCATATTTACCACTAGGGAATGTGATCGCATTACCAGTATTATATACAAATGTAGCACCTAATGTCCATTTCTTACTCAATTGATAAATCCCTACAACGGATACGTCATGCGTACGGTCTTGTCTGGCATTGAACCATGATCCGTTATTGATCTCATCAAACTGGCGTTCACTTTTGGATAAGGTATAGCTGATCCATCCGTTGAAGCGTCCTTCTCTTTTTCTAAGATACCATTCCAGTCCGTATGCTCTGCCTTCACCATACAACAGCTCTCCTTCCAGATACTTATTAGCCTGCAGGTCTGCCCCATTTCTGAAATCGATCTGATTTCCCATTTGTTTGTAATATGCTTCTACTGAAAACTCATAGGTATTGTCTTTGAAGTTGCGGAAATATCCGAATGCTCCCTGATTGGCATACTGGGGTTTGATATTTGCACTGCTTAATACATATTGGTCAGTAGGCAGACTCGATGTCGTATTGGTCAGCTGATGCAGATTTTGTGTGATACGGTTGAACGATAATTTTAAACTTTGTTTTTCATTCAGCTTGTAAGACATGGATAATCTGGGTTCCAGATTAAGGTATTGCTTGATCACTTTATTATCTCCGTAAGTATTGCTGCCTATCGGTTCTCCTTCTTCATCATAGTTGTAGAAAGTGCCCGGACCAAGTACAAAAAAGTCTGATAATCGCATACCATAAATCATAGAAAGTCGGTCTGTGGGCTTCCACTCATGTGAAAAGTATGCAGATGCATCGAGGCCTTTACGAGGTTCGATAAAGATAGAGTTGACCTCCGAACCTCCTATAGCATTCAGACTTGCAGGAGATATTTTTTGATAAAGCAGGTGAACCCCGAATTTGAAGGTATTCTTAGGATTGGTGAAATATTGAAAATCTTCCTTAAAGTTCCAGTTATTGATCTTTGAGGCAATCTTAAATTCATTATTATCACTATTTACATTCACATTGTAATTGAAATTACTGTAGATCAGTGAGGTATTGCTGAATAGTTTATCATTAATTACATTATTCCAACGTAAGGTAGCTGTAGCATTTCCCCAATCAAAACTGAATTTATCTGAATAACCGAGTTCGTCTTTTCCGAAGTATCCGGAAACATAAATGGTATTTTTGTCATTCAGTTTGTAATTGGCTTTAGCATTCAGATCGTAAAAGTAAAGCTTACTTTTCTTTGCATCTTCATCATTTGATAACTTCAGGAACATATCTGCATATG
Proteins encoded in this region:
- a CDS encoding DUF4249 domain-containing protein — encoded protein: MQRIYYIVLLFSVLLVSCEDKIDINLNDASPKVVIVGDLSNLSDQHQIRVSKTIAFNQPANSIPVNDAAVQVTEVGGRTYTFQLSDQNGNYSVRNMQLRVGRSYKLSVTVDGQVYESLSSVPPYVEVEKFGLKEESIFGEIYKYVVFTFTDPVGVENYYRYLISVNKKKMEFAAVLSDKFNDGLSVSHDIANEDNDLFTGDEVVIRRQCIDKGVYRYWNDFQLTNPGSASPANPTSNITNGALGYFSTSSAKEYSTIIE
- a CDS encoding TonB-dependent receptor gives rise to the protein MFLRISALLIFLFVVKVCVAQNTYTISGFIRDNSTGETLIGAIVQGEDPKFIARTNNYGYYALSLPAGQHKLTFRYVGYTITEEVITINDNMKKNVELIPNQNELEEVVVSARKKNSNVESPQMGSFKFNTSEIRNIPVVFGEKDILKTFQLLPGVASGGEGSANFYVRGGGGDQNLILLDEATVYNSSHLLGFFSTFNSDAIKDVELYKGGIPAQYGGRISSVMDITMLDGNSKEFSMEGGIGLIASRLKVEAPIVKDKSSFMISGRRTYADMFLKLSNDEDAKKSKLYFYDLNAKANYKLNDKNTIYVSGYFGKDELGYSDKFSFDWGNATATLRWNNVINDKLFSNTSLIYSNFNYNVNVNSDNNEFKIASKINNWNFKEDFQYFTNPKNTFKFGVHLLYQKISPASLNAIGGSEVNSIFIEPRKGLDASAYFSHEWKPTDRLSMIYGMRLSDFFVLGPGTFYNYDEEGEPIGSNTYGDNKVIKQYLNLEPRLSMSYKLNEKQSLKLSFNRITQNLHQLTNTTSSLPTDQYVLSSANIKPQYANQGAFGYFRNFKDNTYEFSVEAYYKQMGNQIDFRNGADLQANKYLEGELLYGEGRAYGLEWYLRKREGRFNGWISYTLSKSERQFDEINNGSWFNARQDRTHDVSVVGIYQLSKKWTLGATFVYNTGNAITFPSGKYEVDGRTMFYYTERNGYRMPAYHRLDLSATYSRKRPGKKYHSSWSFGVYNAYNRKNAYIIDFRENEDNSNITEAYRIALFGAIPSITWDFKF